A region from the Benincasa hispida cultivar B227 chromosome 10, ASM972705v1, whole genome shotgun sequence genome encodes:
- the LOC120087567 gene encoding probable pyridoxal 5'-phosphate synthase subunit PDX2, translating into MAIVGVLALQGSFNEHIAALRRLGVKGVEIRKPEQLLNVASLIIPGGESTTMAKLAELHNLFPALREFVRMGKPVWGTCAGLIFLANKATGQKTGGQGLVGGLDCTVHRNFFGSQLQSFETELSIPELVSSEGGPETFRGVFIRAPAILDVGPEVQVLAHCPVSSNSNLHSNSSGEGKEEKDSERKVIVAVRQGNLLATAFHPELTSDNRWHSYFLKMVGDVEESSSSIASIGVNNSTFERSKTDLPIFI; encoded by the exons ATGGCGATCGTCGGCGTTCTAGCTTTGCAGGGATCTTTTAACGAGCACATCGCAG CTTTGAGAAGGCTCGGAGTGAAGGGCGTAGAGATAAGGAAGCCTGAGCAGCTTCTTAACGTAGCTTCTCTGATTATTCCTGGCGGGGAAAGCACCACCATGGCCAAACTTGCGGAGCTCCATAATTTG TTTCCTGCTTTGCGAGAGTTTGTTAGAATGGGGAAACCTGTATGGGGCACCTGTGCAGGGCTCATCTTTTTGGCAAACAAGGCTACTG GACAGAAAACTGGTGGGCAGGGACTTGTTGGAGGCCTGGATTGTACTGTTCATAGGAACTTCTTTGGCAGTCAG CTTCAAAGCTTTGAGACTGAGCTCTCGATACCAGAGCTAGTGTCTTCTGAAGGTGGTCCGGAGACATTTCGTGGAGTCTTCATCCGAGCTCCTGCAATTCTTGATGTGGGCCCAGAAGTCCAAGTGCTAGCTCACTGCCCCGTCTCTTCAAACTCTAACTTGCATTCAAATTCCTCTGGTGAAGGCAAAGAG GAAAAAGATTCAGAAAGGAAAGTGATTGTAGCAGTGAGGCAAGGGAACTTGCTCGCAACTGCCTTCCATCCTGAATTAACATCAGATAATAGATG GCACAGTTACTTCCTGAAGATGGTTGGCGATGTTGAAGAATCCTCAAGTAGCATAGCAAGCATAGGAGTTAACAATTCGACATTCGAAAGATCGAAGACCGACCTTCcgatttttatttag